The region GATAAAAGTGGTTTATATTTTGTTTGAGAATTACATTAACAAATAAATAGTATTTTTAAAGTATCGCTTTAGAAATACTATTTATATTTTATACCAATGCCTTTACCAAAAATAAAGATACTCGCTATAACAGGCAGTACAAGAAATAATTCAAGTAATTTTAGAATTCTGAACTATATTTCGAATCATTTAAATAATGAATTTAATGTAGAAATTTTTGAGAATTTAGCAGAGTTACCACATTTTAATCCGGATTTGGATACCGAAAATCCTCCACAGGCAATAATTTCATTCAGAAATAAAATCGAACAATCAGATGGTGTTTTGATTTGTACGCCCGAATATGTGTTTAGTCTTCCGGGAAGTCTTAAAAATGCATTGGAATGGTGCGTTTCTACAACTATTTTTTCCAATAAAGAGGTCGGTTTGATAACAGCTTCGGCTTCAGGCGAAATGGCGCATGAACAGCTTTTATTGATTATGAAAACTTTAGAAGCTAAA is a window of Flavobacterium crocinum DNA encoding:
- a CDS encoding NADPH-dependent FMN reductase; translation: MPLPKIKILAITGSTRNNSSNFRILNYISNHLNNEFNVEIFENLAELPHFNPDLDTENPPQAIISFRNKIEQSDGVLICTPEYVFSLPGSLKNALEWCVSTTIFSNKEVGLITASASGEMAHEQLLLIMKTLEAKFDDNTQLLIQGVRGKINAEGEIIEEETKEALQNFIKNFENHFL